The following coding sequences lie in one uncultured Bacteroides sp. genomic window:
- a CDS encoding serine/threonine-protein kinase, translating to MNIGEVINGYTILEHFVPGGMGFVSKVRKNGENYALKTCICSDEVSIKRFNREIRLMEAIQHENVITVLDKIEIGGVPCFVMPLCDMSLDEAIKAGITDDKKFEYAKQLCLGVKAIHDAGEVHRDIKPNNALILGDKVKVSDLGLGKFVDRDSPILTPTNTLVGSYGYIPPEIYINGKGRDADSRSDIYSIGCLLYFMFSDGYSPLHIDSSKVKADVFAIIAKCMKIAPSDRYQNVSDIIRDLNICEQSRKTPITIKEAISHYRKGINDRQFFDQLYIHLLTLQNDFKGLINDLQTIGVELFKELVKYEKENVSNLINLLLNAYNNGDCWIQFSDVEVLVGRARVLFNATSLLQEKERLLEFSIKISNEYTRYSAMEIVGRMLNDLSEEEMKMMAVFFQNNKDEINVMKEAFKTSIPSVILAFLR from the coding sequence ATGAATATAGGGGAAGTAATTAATGGCTATACGATTCTAGAGCATTTTGTTCCAGGTGGTATGGGATTTGTTTCTAAGGTAAGAAAGAATGGTGAGAACTATGCGCTAAAAACATGTATATGTAGTGATGAAGTATCTATTAAACGATTTAATCGTGAAATTCGTTTAATGGAGGCTATACAGCACGAGAATGTTATAACAGTTCTTGATAAAATTGAAATAGGTGGAGTACCTTGTTTTGTAATGCCATTATGTGATATGTCTTTAGATGAAGCGATAAAGGCGGGTATAACCGATGATAAGAAATTCGAGTATGCGAAGCAGTTATGCTTAGGGGTGAAAGCAATTCATGATGCAGGAGAAGTTCATCGAGATATTAAACCTAATAATGCACTAATTTTGGGGGACAAAGTAAAGGTGTCTGATTTAGGACTAGGAAAATTTGTTGATCGCGATTCTCCTATTTTAACTCCAACTAATACTCTGGTGGGATCTTATGGATATATTCCTCCTGAAATTTATATTAATGGAAAAGGAAGGGATGCAGACTCTAGAAGTGATATTTATTCTATTGGTTGTTTACTCTATTTTATGTTTTCGGACGGTTATTCTCCTCTCCATATAGATTCATCGAAAGTAAAAGCTGATGTTTTTGCTATTATAGCTAAATGTATGAAGATTGCTCCATCTGATAGATATCAAAATGTTTCAGATATTATTCGGGATTTGAATATATGCGAGCAATCAAGAAAAACTCCAATAACAATTAAAGAAGCCATTTCTCATTATAGAAAAGGTATTAATGATAGACAGTTTTTTGATCAGTTGTATATTCATTTATTAACCTTGCAAAATGACTTTAAAGGCTTAATAAATGACCTCCAAACTATAGGAGTAGAACTTTTTAAAGAGCTTGTAAAATATGAAAAAGAGAATGTGAGTAATCTTATTAATTTGTTACTTAATGCATATAATAATGGTGACTGTTGGATTCAATTTAGTGATGTAGAAGTATTAGTAGGAAGAGCACGAGTACTGTTTAATGCAACAAGTCTTTTGCAAGAAAAGGAAAGACTTTTAGAATTTTCAATAAAGATATCAAATGAATATACTCGTTATTCTGCTATGGAAATAGTGGGGCGTATGCTTAATGATTTGTCAGAAGAGGAAATGAAAATGATGGCCGTTTTTTTTCAAAATAACAAAGACGAAATAAATGTAATGAAAGAAGCTTTTAAAACCTCTATACCAAGTGTAATCTTAGCTTTTTTAAGATGA
- a CDS encoding HU family DNA-binding protein has product MSILFKAAPLNDARKKEEKQLYYAVPQRKKLITIDEMSKLISRKCTATTGDVKLVLEEFAETLINELKNGNSVKLDKVGTFSLSLTSNKVVNPDKLRVTDVKVNRLLLRPAPSFMTKMKDATFERKG; this is encoded by the coding sequence ATGAGCATTTTATTTAAGGCGGCGCCTCTCAATGATGCCCGCAAAAAAGAAGAAAAACAGCTTTATTATGCTGTTCCCCAAAGAAAAAAACTGATTACCATTGACGAAATGAGTAAACTGATTTCCCGGAAATGTACTGCAACCACCGGAGATGTTAAGCTGGTGCTGGAGGAATTTGCCGAAACATTGATCAATGAACTGAAAAACGGGAACTCGGTGAAGCTGGATAAAGTGGGTACCTTTTCTCTTTCGCTTACCTCAAACAAAGTTGTTAATCCCGATAAACTCCGTGTTACCGATGTTAAGGTAAATCGTTTGCTGCTTCGGCCTGCACCGTCATTCATGACGAAGATGAAAGATGCTACCTTTGAACGGAAAGGATAA
- a CDS encoding C40 family peptidase: MEYAICFVPNNPLRIEHDEASEMLTELLFGEACTVTESWGNWSKIINKTEGYVGWVTTKMLTEVSKEYFDAYDPAEQTVVTTLFSQATSETTGEKILLTGGSLLPEYKEDGTFRVKNDRFRLNPADALPLKESLLDTARRFLNTPYLWGGKNAMGMDCSGLTQVVMRMHGIHILRNASHQVTQGELVPFLQEARPGDLAFFDHADGHISHVGMVAEEGYIIHCSGSVHIDKLDDQGIFSKELNKYTHDLRLIKRYI, from the coding sequence ATGGAATACGCTATTTGTTTTGTTCCAAATAACCCGCTTCGTATAGAACATGACGAAGCTTCGGAGATGCTCACTGAACTCCTTTTCGGAGAAGCTTGCACTGTGACTGAATCATGGGGCAACTGGAGTAAGATTATAAATAAAACCGAAGGATATGTTGGCTGGGTAACCACCAAAATGCTGACTGAGGTAAGTAAGGAGTATTTTGATGCTTATGATCCTGCAGAGCAAACTGTTGTAACCACGCTTTTTTCTCAGGCAACCAGTGAAACAACCGGCGAAAAGATTTTGCTTACGGGCGGAAGTCTGCTTCCTGAATACAAGGAAGACGGAACGTTCCGGGTAAAGAATGATCGTTTCAGACTGAATCCTGCCGATGCTCTTCCTTTGAAGGAATCATTGCTCGATACTGCCCGCCGGTTCCTTAACACTCCTTATCTGTGGGGTGGCAAGAATGCGATGGGAATGGACTGTTCGGGGCTGACGCAGGTGGTGATGCGCATGCATGGCATTCACATTCTTCGCAACGCAAGCCATCAGGTAACGCAAGGCGAACTTGTTCCTTTTCTTCAGGAAGCTCGTCCGGGCGATCTGGCATTCTTTGATCATGCTGACGGACACATCTCACATGTGGGAATGGTGGCAGAAGAAGGCTATATTATTCACTGTTCCGGCTCGGTTCATATCGATAAACTCGACGATCAGGGAATATTCAGTAAGGAACTAAACAAGTACACACACGATCTCCGGTTAATAAAAAGATATATATAA
- the mutL gene encoding DNA mismatch repair endonuclease MutL, protein MSDIIRLLPDSVANQIAAGEVIQRPASVIKELVENSIDAGAKEVHILITDAGRTCIQVIDDGKGMSETDARISFERHATSKIREAADLFALTTMGFRGEALASIAAVAQVELKTRPEKEELGTVISVAGSKVERQETVSCPKGSNFSVKNLFFNVPARRKFLKSNQTELSNILAEFERIVLVHPDVAFTLHSNDIELFHLPASSLRQRIINVFGKKMNQQLLTVDVDTTLVKISGYVAKPEAARKKGAHQYFFVNGRYMRHPYFHKAVSEAYEKLVPAGEQVSYFLYFDVDPGDIDVNIHPTKTEIKFENEVPIWQILAASVKECLGKFNEVPSIDFDMEGMPDIPAYDGSAPIQPPKLNFNPNFNPFQKSGSSYSRPSVEWEDLYDGIERAERKVQPAYVPDEIDYPDFQNEEPEPEQPSLYEDDPVVEKSSIQFQFKGRFILTSVKSGLMMIDQHRAHVRVLFNQYLEQIKNRQGVAQGVLFPEILELPASEAVVLQEISDDLSAIGFELTNLGGGSYAINGVPSGIEGLSPVQLVRNMVHTAMEKGSDVKEEVQNTLALTLAKASAIVYGQVLGNDEMTKLVDSLFACATPNYTPDGKTVLSVLKEEDIEKLFK, encoded by the coding sequence ATGAGTGATATTATTCGTTTGTTGCCCGATTCAGTTGCTAATCAGATTGCTGCCGGAGAAGTGATTCAACGTCCGGCTTCAGTTATAAAGGAACTGGTCGAAAATTCTATTGATGCCGGTGCAAAAGAAGTGCATATTCTGATAACCGATGCAGGGCGAACCTGCATACAGGTTATTGATGATGGAAAAGGGATGTCTGAAACAGATGCCCGAATTTCTTTTGAACGGCATGCTACCTCCAAGATTCGCGAAGCGGCGGATCTGTTTGCTCTCACTACTATGGGTTTCCGGGGCGAAGCTTTAGCATCTATTGCCGCAGTGGCACAGGTGGAACTTAAAACGCGCCCTGAAAAAGAGGAATTGGGTACAGTTATTTCTGTTGCCGGTTCAAAGGTTGAACGGCAGGAAACGGTCTCTTGTCCCAAAGGGAGCAACTTCTCTGTGAAGAATCTTTTCTTTAATGTTCCCGCCCGTCGTAAGTTCTTAAAGTCTAATCAGACGGAATTAAGTAATATATTAGCCGAATTTGAGCGCATTGTTCTTGTTCATCCTGATGTAGCATTCACGCTTCACAGTAATGATATTGAATTATTCCATCTTCCGGCCTCGTCCTTGCGCCAGCGTATAATCAATGTATTTGGCAAAAAGATGAATCAACAACTGCTCACGGTGGATGTGGATACTACACTGGTTAAAATATCCGGTTATGTAGCCAAGCCTGAAGCAGCCCGTAAGAAAGGAGCACACCAATACTTTTTTGTTAATGGAAGGTACATGCGTCATCCTTACTTTCACAAAGCAGTAAGCGAAGCATATGAAAAGTTGGTCCCAGCAGGCGAACAGGTTTCTTATTTCCTGTATTTCGATGTTGATCCCGGCGATATTGATGTGAATATTCATCCCACAAAGACGGAGATTAAGTTTGAAAACGAAGTGCCTATCTGGCAGATTCTGGCAGCCTCTGTAAAAGAGTGTCTGGGTAAGTTTAATGAAGTGCCTTCTATTGATTTTGATATGGAAGGTATGCCCGATATTCCGGCTTATGATGGATCGGCTCCTATTCAGCCGCCTAAATTGAATTTTAATCCCAACTTTAACCCGTTCCAGAAATCCGGTTCTTCTTATTCGCGCCCCAGTGTAGAATGGGAGGATCTATATGATGGGATTGAAAGAGCGGAGCGTAAGGTGCAGCCTGCTTATGTACCTGATGAGATTGATTATCCCGATTTTCAGAACGAGGAACCTGAACCGGAACAACCTTCACTGTATGAAGATGATCCTGTTGTGGAAAAGAGTTCCATTCAGTTTCAGTTTAAGGGACGGTTTATCCTTACATCTGTGAAATCGGGCCTGATGATGATTGATCAGCATCGCGCACATGTCAGAGTGTTGTTCAACCAATATCTGGAACAGATAAAGAATCGTCAAGGGGTTGCTCAGGGAGTTCTATTTCCCGAGATACTGGAACTTCCTGCTTCTGAAGCAGTAGTGTTGCAGGAAATCTCCGATGATTTGTCCGCTATTGGTTTTGAACTGACCAATCTGGGCGGAGGAAGTTACGCCATCAACGGAGTTCCATCAGGTATTGAAGGGCTCTCTCCGGTTCAGCTGGTAAGAAACATGGTGCACACGGCGATGGAAAAGGGAAGTGATGTAAAGGAGGAAGTGCAGAATACGCTTGCTCTGACCCTTGCCAAAGCATCGGCCATTGTTTACGGGCAGGTACTGGGCAATGATGAGATGACAAAACTGGTCGATTCTCTTTTTGCCTGCGCCACACCGAACTATACCCCCGACGGAAAAACGGTATTGTCGGTACTGAAAGAAGAGGATATTGAAAAACTGTTCAAGTAA
- a CDS encoding OstA-like protein: MLKNNRTRYSIGRHRTLLMGFLCLFGVCLIAGNRPAKEKKKKHNKKDMVYIINSDETIGDEVLRPNITLLQGNVKLRHKNMYMFCDSAYLNEKTNSFEAFGKVHMEQGDTLFIYGNYLKYDGYKELAKIRENVKLVNRGTTLLTDSLDYDRVLDKAYYFEGGTMLDKENVLTSDWGEYSPSTKNAVFNFDVKLVNPRFTLKTDTLKYNTGTSVAHIVGPSYIDSEKNHIFSKRGYYNTRADQAQLMDRSVLNTEDGKRLIGDSIYYDRKKGYGEAFYNVIMTDSLNKNFLKGDYCFYNELLGNALATKKALAVDYSQGDSLFLHGDTLKMNTFNMNTDSMYRELRAYHKARLFRKDIQGVCDSLFFSTKDTCLIMYKDPILWNENKQLLGEEIRVYMNDSTIDWAHIVNQALSIEKKDTIHYNQITGKEIKAFFVGGDMRKVDVIGNVRLVYYPEDKDSTMIGMNVSETSLLNIFIKEKKMQKMVMSPNSNGTLYPMLMIPPEKLRLENFGWFDYIRPLNKDDIFEWRGKKAGQELKNKGRKSIPLPNHGLLKK, translated from the coding sequence ATGCTGAAGAATAATAGAACAAGATATTCAATAGGCAGGCACAGAACACTACTAATGGGTTTTCTGTGCCTGTTTGGCGTTTGTTTAATAGCAGGAAACAGACCCGCAAAGGAAAAAAAGAAAAAGCATAATAAAAAAGACATGGTTTATATTATCAACTCAGATGAAACGATCGGAGATGAAGTGCTGAGGCCGAATATAACCTTGTTACAAGGAAATGTAAAGTTGCGGCACAAAAATATGTATATGTTTTGTGACAGTGCCTATCTCAATGAAAAAACAAATTCCTTTGAAGCTTTTGGTAAGGTTCACATGGAACAGGGTGATACATTGTTTATTTATGGTAATTATCTGAAATATGATGGTTATAAGGAGTTGGCTAAAATTCGGGAGAATGTGAAGCTGGTAAACAGAGGCACAACCTTGCTTACAGACAGTCTGGACTATGACCGTGTGCTGGATAAAGCTTATTATTTTGAAGGAGGTACGATGCTTGATAAGGAGAATGTACTGACATCTGACTGGGGGGAGTATAGTCCTTCCACAAAAAATGCAGTATTTAACTTCGATGTGAAGCTTGTAAATCCGCGTTTTACGTTAAAAACAGATACTCTGAAATATAATACCGGCACATCGGTTGCTCATATTGTGGGGCCTTCTTACATAGACAGTGAAAAAAATCATATCTTTTCCAAACGTGGATACTATAACACTCGTGCAGACCAGGCGCAATTAATGGACCGATCTGTGTTAAACACTGAGGATGGGAAGAGACTTATTGGCGATAGTATTTATTATGATCGTAAAAAAGGTTATGGTGAAGCATTTTATAATGTAATAATGACGGATTCTCTCAATAAGAACTTTCTGAAGGGTGACTATTGTTTTTATAATGAACTCCTGGGAAATGCATTGGCTACCAAAAAAGCTTTGGCTGTTGATTACTCACAAGGTGACAGCTTGTTTCTGCACGGCGATACACTTAAAATGAATACATTCAATATGAATACAGACTCCATGTATCGGGAGTTGCGGGCTTACCATAAAGCAAGGTTGTTTCGCAAAGATATACAAGGGGTGTGCGATTCTCTCTTCTTTTCAACAAAGGATACTTGTCTGATTATGTACAAGGATCCTATTCTATGGAACGAGAATAAACAGTTGTTAGGTGAAGAGATCAGAGTTTATATGAACGATAGCACTATCGATTGGGCACACATTGTAAACCAGGCATTGAGCATTGAAAAGAAAGATACGATTCATTATAACCAGATAACAGGAAAAGAAATTAAAGCTTTTTTTGTAGGAGGGGATATGCGAAAAGTAGATGTGATAGGAAATGTTCGGCTGGTATATTATCCTGAAGATAAGGATAGCACAATGATTGGAATGAATGTGTCGGAAACCAGTCTGCTCAATATTTTCATCAAAGAAAAGAAAATGCAGAAAATGGTGATGAGTCCCAATTCCAATGGCACACTTTACCCCATGCTTATGATTCCGCCCGAGAAACTACGGCTGGAAAACTTTGGATGGTTCGACTATATTCGCCCGCTCAATAAAGATGACATCTTTGAATGGCGAGGCAAAAAAGCCGGGCAGGAATTGAAGAATAAAGGAAGAAAATCAATACCTTTGCCTAATCATGGATTGCTGAAAAAGTAA
- a CDS encoding peptidylprolyl isomerase, which translates to MKKLVNFKTLILLFVLCTTQVKVYAQDNVIDEVVWIVGDDAILKSDIEEERLNAQYNGVKFDGDPYCIIPEQIAIQKLYLHQAAIDSVEVTDSEVMQQVEWQVNNYIRQIGSKEKMEEYFNKTFTQIRETMRESTRDGLIVQKMQKKLVGEIKVTPAEVRKYFSEFSKDSVPYIPTQVEVEIITQQPKIPVSEIEDVKKRLREYSDRITSGDTPFSSLAILYSEDPGSARRGGELGFMGKGELLPEFATVAFNLQDPKKVSKIVETEYGFHIIQLIEKRGDRINCRHILLKPKVADKDIQASIGRLDSVANDIRKQKFTFEQAASVVSQDKETRNNNGLMPNLKTNTSRFEMDQLPQEVAKTVDKLNVGEISKAFTMVNDKGKEVCAVVKLKSRIDGHKATMTEDYQNLKEIVLNKLRAQKLDHWIREKQKNTYVRINDNWKKCDFKYPGWIK; encoded by the coding sequence ATGAAAAAGTTAGTGAACTTTAAAACGCTTATATTACTCTTTGTGCTGTGCACCACTCAAGTGAAAGTGTATGCTCAGGATAATGTTATTGACGAAGTGGTATGGATCGTGGGTGATGATGCCATTTTGAAATCGGATATCGAAGAGGAACGGCTGAATGCGCAGTATAACGGAGTTAAGTTTGACGGAGATCCTTATTGTATCATCCCGGAACAAATTGCCATCCAGAAATTATATCTTCACCAGGCTGCAATCGATAGTGTGGAAGTTACCGACTCTGAAGTTATGCAACAGGTGGAATGGCAGGTAAACAACTACATCCGCCAGATAGGTTCTAAGGAAAAAATGGAGGAATACTTCAATAAAACCTTTACCCAGATTCGGGAAACAATGCGCGAAAGTACCCGCGATGGACTGATTGTGCAGAAAATGCAAAAGAAACTGGTTGGTGAAATTAAGGTCACTCCTGCTGAGGTAAGAAAATATTTCAGTGAGTTCTCTAAAGATAGTGTTCCATATATCCCTACTCAGGTAGAAGTTGAGATAATTACTCAACAACCTAAAATTCCTGTCTCCGAAATTGAAGATGTAAAAAAAAGGTTGCGCGAATATTCTGATCGTATTACTTCCGGAGATACTCCTTTTTCTTCATTAGCCATTCTTTATTCTGAAGATCCGGGTAGTGCACGCCGAGGAGGTGAACTTGGATTTATGGGAAAAGGAGAGTTGTTACCTGAATTTGCAACAGTGGCATTCAATCTGCAAGACCCCAAAAAGGTATCAAAGATTGTTGAAACTGAATATGGTTTCCATATTATCCAGTTAATAGAAAAACGTGGTGACCGTATTAACTGCCGTCATATCTTGTTAAAACCTAAAGTCGCTGACAAGGATATACAGGCATCTATCGGTCGTTTGGATTCTGTTGCAAATGATATCCGCAAACAGAAATTTACTTTTGAACAGGCTGCTTCAGTTGTTTCTCAAGATAAAGAAACACGCAATAACAATGGCTTGATGCCAAATTTAAAAACTAACACTTCCAGATTTGAAATGGATCAATTACCACAAGAAGTTGCGAAGACTGTTGATAAGCTGAATGTTGGTGAAATCTCGAAAGCGTTCACAATGGTAAACGATAAAGGTAAGGAAGTTTGCGCAGTTGTTAAACTGAAATCAAGAATAGATGGCCACAAAGCAACAATGACCGAAGATTATCAAAACCTGAAGGAAATTGTACTTAATAAGCTTAGAGCGCAAAAACTAGACCATTGGATAAGAGAAAAGCAGAAGAATACGTATGTTCGTATTAATGACAATTGGAAGAAATGTGATTTCAAATATCCAGGTTGGATAAAATAA
- a CDS encoding peptidylprolyl isomerase, producing the protein MRKDIVLFAGLALSTCAFAQQKDQVLMRINNKDITRSEFEYIYNKNNSNNELDKKSLDDYVNLFVNFKLKVTAAEAEGVDTTKNFRDELQGYRHQLTKSYLTDDSVDVAYAREMYNRLKENVEASHILVRCKPDATPEDSLNAYHKAERARQRILKGEEFEKVAREVSEDPSVKQNGGNLGYFTALQMVAPFEDVVFSLKKGEVSKPVRTDFGYHVIKLTNRRPDMGKVLVAHILKFLPQDVTREQENKAKIQIDSIYDALQKGADFATVAKKCSEDQGTASRGGELPWIGFRQTVKEFEDVAFSLNKGEISKPFRSPSGLHIVKLIDRKPIESFEEKRDEVIRRLERQGRGEKGVDALVEKLKKEYNFSFNEKGVNEVKSLMRNIQAGKDSLTSAQAKSLSGDLFTLGGTNYPIKGFIDWAKSHPGNVQKQLNGYAHSSILSYEDNQLEQKYPEFGHLMQEYRDGILLFDISNRMVWDKASKDEKGLATFFEENKANYKWDSSRFKGIIVHCKDKKTAKAVSKLTKKNPEEEWVSVIRKSLNNDSTTVVKVEKGLFVKGDNKYVDELKFKSGKADPVKDYPVTIVIGKLLKNGPESYKDVRGPVTADYQNYLEADWIKELRDKYKVEINQQILKTVNNH; encoded by the coding sequence ATGAGAAAAGATATTGTTTTATTTGCTGGTTTAGCTTTGAGTACTTGTGCTTTTGCGCAACAAAAAGATCAGGTGTTAATGAGAATTAATAATAAGGATATTACCCGGTCTGAATTTGAATACATTTATAACAAGAATAATTCAAATAACGAATTAGATAAGAAGTCTTTGGATGATTATGTTAATCTGTTCGTAAACTTCAAATTGAAGGTGACTGCTGCTGAAGCTGAGGGAGTGGACACAACTAAAAATTTTCGGGATGAATTACAAGGATATCGTCATCAGTTGACAAAATCCTATCTGACAGATGATTCCGTAGATGTGGCATATGCACGTGAAATGTATAACCGGCTTAAGGAAAACGTGGAAGCATCACATATTTTAGTTCGGTGTAAACCTGATGCAACACCCGAAGATTCACTCAATGCCTATCATAAGGCAGAACGTGCCCGTCAGCGAATTCTCAAAGGAGAAGAATTTGAAAAAGTTGCCCGTGAGGTTTCAGAAGACCCTTCTGTTAAGCAAAACGGAGGTAACTTAGGATATTTTACAGCTTTGCAAATGGTCGCTCCTTTCGAAGATGTTGTTTTCTCCTTAAAGAAAGGGGAGGTTAGCAAACCTGTTCGTACTGATTTTGGTTATCATGTGATTAAACTAACCAACCGACGTCCTGATATGGGCAAGGTGCTGGTTGCACATATCTTAAAGTTCCTTCCACAAGATGTAACGAGAGAACAAGAAAATAAAGCGAAAATTCAGATTGACTCCATTTATGATGCTCTTCAAAAAGGTGCCGATTTTGCTACCGTTGCAAAAAAATGTTCGGAGGATCAGGGAACAGCTTCACGTGGAGGTGAATTACCATGGATTGGTTTCCGTCAGACAGTAAAGGAATTTGAGGACGTTGCTTTCTCTTTAAACAAAGGTGAGATATCAAAACCATTTCGTTCTCCCAGCGGCTTACATATTGTGAAATTAATAGACCGCAAACCAATAGAGTCATTTGAAGAGAAAAGGGATGAAGTTATTCGTCGTCTGGAACGTCAGGGACGTGGAGAAAAAGGAGTTGATGCTCTTGTTGAGAAGTTGAAGAAGGAGTATAACTTTTCGTTCAATGAGAAGGGAGTAAATGAAGTTAAAAGTTTGATGAGAAACATTCAGGCTGGTAAAGATTCTCTTACCTCAGCCCAAGCAAAGAGTCTTTCCGGCGATCTTTTCACTTTGGGAGGAACCAACTATCCGATAAAAGGATTTATTGATTGGGCAAAGAGTCATCCGGGAAATGTTCAAAAACAACTGAATGGATATGCACATAGTTCGATTCTTAGTTATGAAGATAACCAACTTGAACAGAAATATCCTGAATTTGGTCATTTGATGCAGGAATACCGTGATGGAATTTTATTGTTTGACATCAGTAACCGTATGGTTTGGGATAAAGCTTCTAAAGATGAAAAGGGATTGGCAACTTTCTTTGAAGAAAACAAAGCTAACTATAAATGGGATTCTTCCCGCTTCAAAGGAATTATTGTTCACTGTAAGGATAAAAAAACAGCTAAGGCTGTTAGCAAACTGACTAAAAAGAATCCTGAAGAGGAGTGGGTCAGCGTTATTCGTAAAAGTCTGAACAATGATTCAACTACAGTGGTGAAAGTAGAAAAAGGACTCTTTGTAAAAGGAGATAATAAATATGTAGATGAGCTGAAATTTAAGTCAGGTAAAGCAGATCCTGTAAAAGATTATCCTGTAACAATTGTTATTGGTAAGTTGCTGAAGAATGGCCCGGAAAGTTATAAAGATGTTCGTGGACCAGTTACCGCTGATTATCAGAATTACCTGGAAGCTGATTGGATTAAAGAATTACGAGATAAATATAAGGTTGAAATAAACCAACAGATTTTAAAAACAGTTAATAATCATTGA
- the guaB gene encoding IMP dehydrogenase, with protein sequence MSFIADKIVMDGLTYDDVLLIPSYSEVLPRTVDLTTKFSRNIELKVPFVTAAMDTVTEAKMAIAIAREGGIGVIHKNMSVKAQAKQVAIVKRAENGMIYDPVTIKQGSTVRDALSLMAEYKIGGIPVVDDDRMLVGIVTNRDLRFERDMNKRIDEVMTKENLITTNQSTDLEAAAQILQKYKIEKLPVVDKDGKLIGLVTYKDITKAKDKPMACKDSKGRLRVAAGVGVTSDTFVRMQALVDAGADAIVIDTAHGHSKGVIDQLKEAKKRFPGIDIVVGNIATGDAALALVEAGADGVKVGIGPGSICTTRVVAGVGVPQLSAVYDVAKALKGTGVPLIADGGLRYSGDVVKALAAGGNCVMVGSLVAGVEESPGETIIFNGRKFKSYRGMGSLEAMENGSKDRYFQAGETDVKKLVPEGIAARVPYKGTLFEVIYQLCGGLRSGMGYCGAENIEKLHDAKFTRITNAGVLESHPHDVTITSEAPNYSRPE encoded by the coding sequence ATGTCATTTATTGCAGATAAAATTGTCATGGATGGATTAACTTACGATGACGTACTTTTAATCCCTTCGTATTCTGAGGTATTACCCCGCACTGTCGACCTCACGACTAAGTTCTCACGAAACATTGAATTAAAAGTTCCTTTTGTTACGGCAGCAATGGATACAGTAACTGAAGCAAAGATGGCTATCGCTATTGCACGTGAAGGAGGAATTGGCGTGATTCATAAAAATATGTCTGTTAAGGCTCAGGCAAAACAAGTTGCTATTGTAAAGCGAGCTGAGAATGGCATGATTTATGATCCTGTTACCATTAAACAAGGTTCTACTGTACGTGATGCTTTGTCTTTAATGGCAGAATATAAAATCGGAGGTATTCCTGTTGTTGACGACGACAGAATGTTAGTAGGTATTGTTACTAACCGTGATTTGCGTTTTGAACGCGACATGAATAAGCGAATTGATGAGGTTATGACTAAGGAAAATCTTATCACCACTAATCAGTCTACAGACTTAGAGGCTGCTGCTCAGATTCTTCAGAAATATAAAATAGAAAAACTTCCTGTTGTGGATAAGGATGGCAAGTTGATTGGACTTGTTACCTATAAGGACATTACAAAAGCTAAAGATAAACCAATGGCTTGCAAGGATTCTAAAGGAAGACTTCGCGTAGCTGCCGGGGTAGGTGTAACATCTGATACATTTGTTCGTATGCAGGCTTTGGTTGATGCAGGTGCAGATGCAATTGTTATTGATACAGCTCATGGTCATTCAAAGGGTGTTATCGATCAGTTGAAAGAAGCTAAAAAACGTTTTCCTGGTATTGATATTGTTGTTGGTAATATAGCTACTGGTGATGCAGCTTTAGCTCTGGTAGAAGCTGGCGCTGATGGTGTAAAGGTGGGTATTGGCCCAGGTTCAATTTGTACTACACGTGTAGTAGCTGGTGTTGGGGTTCCTCAGCTTTCAGCAGTTTACGATGTGGCAAAGGCATTAAAAGGTACAGGAGTTCCTTTGATTGCTGACGGTGGTTTAAGATACTCAGGAGATGTAGTCAAGGCTTTGGCTGCAGGAGGAAATTGTGTAATGGTTGGTTCTTTGGTTGCAGGAGTAGAAGAAAGTCCAGGTGAGACAATTATCTTCAACGGAAGAAAATTCAAGTCTTATCGCGGAATGGGTTCACTGGAAGCAATGGAAAATGGTTCTAAAGATCGTTATTTCCAGGCTGGAGAAACAGATGTTAAGAAGTTAGTTCCAGAAGGTATTGCTGCACGTGTACCTTATAAGGGTACTCTTTTTGAGGTGATTTACCAGTTATGTGGAGGTCTTCGTTCAGGAATGGGATATTGTGGAGCCGAGAATATTGAAAAACTTCACGATGCTAAATTTACACGTATCACAAATGCCGGCGTGCTGGAAAGCCATCCACATGACGTGACAATTACAAGTGAGGCACCAAACTATAGTCGACCGGAATAA